The proteins below are encoded in one region of Takifugu rubripes chromosome 1, fTakRub1.2, whole genome shotgun sequence:
- the rdh1 gene encoding retinol dehydrogenase 1, giving the protein MLSSDSLTSCLPEVVSSHLTLTCAVTVASLAAVLWYIRDSYLVEAFHQKHVFITGCDSGFGNLLARQLDGRGFRVIAACLTEKGSADLAAAASSRLKTFLMDVTDSASIRGAAEFVSREVGEQGLWGLVNNAGRSVPIGPLDWMQLEDFTKVLDVNLTGVIDVTLQFLPLLKKGRGRVVNVSSILGRLSIIGGGYCPSKYGVEAFSDSLRRNMQEFGVSVSIVEPGFFKTNVTRLDLIEADLRRLWSRLPQGVRDSYGPAYFDDYVKAQAFSMGILSSPDLSKVTWCMEHALAARFPRTRYSAGWDAKLLWIPLSYLPSFVSDFFVSLLLPSPACNIN; this is encoded by the exons atg CTGTCCAGTGACAGTCTGACGTCCTGTTTACCAGAG gTGGTCTCATCACATTTGACTTTGACCTGTGCTGTGACTGTGGCCTCTTTGGCCGCCGTCCTCTGGTACATCAGAGACTCCTACCTGGTGGAGGCCTTCCACCAGAAGCATGTCTTCATCACGGGGTGCGACAGCGGCTTTGGTAATCTGCTGGCCCGCCAGCTAGATGGGAGAGGTTTCCGCGTCATCGCCGCCTGTCTCACCGAAAAAGGTTCGGCAGATTTGGCAGCGGCAGCCTCCTCCAGGCTCAAGACGTTCCTGATGGATGTCACGGACAGCGCGAGCATCAGGGGGGCGGCGGAGTTTGTGAGCAGAGAGGTCGGAGAGCAGG GCCTGTGGGGTCTAGTGAACAATGCCGGCAGATCTGTGCCCATCGGCCCACTGGATTGGATGCAATTGGAGGATTTTACGAAGGTTTTGGATGTAAACCTGACGGGAGTGATCGATGTGACCCTCCAGTTCCTGCCCCTTTTGAAGAAAGGTCGGGGCAGGGTGGTGAATGTGTCCAGTATCCTGGGCAGACTGTCAATCATTGGTGGAGGATACTGCCCATCCAAGTATGGGGTGGAGGCCTTCTCCGACTCTCTTAG gaggaACATGCAGGAGTTCGGCGTCAGCGTCAGCATCGTCGAGCCTGGTTTCTTCAAGACAAATGTTACACGACTGGATCTTATCGAGGCTGACCTGAGGAGGTTGTGGAGCCGCCTGCCTCAGGGTGTCAGAGACTCCTACGGGCCCGCGTACTTTGATGACT ATGTCAAGGCTCAGGCCTTCTCCATGGGCATCCTGAGCAGCCCAGATCTGTCCAAGGTGACCTGGTGCATGGAGCACGCACTAGCGGCCCGCTTTCCACGCACGCGTTACTCTGCGGGCTGGGATGCCAAACTCCTGTGGATCCCGCTGTCCTACCTCCCTTCATTTGTGTCTGATTTTTTTGTCAGTCTGCTTCTCCCGTCGCCCGCCTGTAATATAAACTGA
- the dhrs9 gene encoding dehydrogenase/reductase SDR family member 9 isoform X3, with protein MLLYVLGLVPLWLVWRWYRERERVDNKGQKYVYITGCDTGFGNLLAKHLDQLGFRVIAGCYTEKGEDELKKSASDKLTTVHLDVSDSASVSKAADYIKTLVGQKGLWAVVNNAGISVPSGPTDWLTIEDYKLMLSVNLCGVIDVTLSVLPLIKMARGRVVNVASVFGRITPFGGPYCVSKYGVEGFNDSLRLNMKPFGVKVACIEPGFFKTHVTDIVVMENGLKKLWDRLPQEVKDDYGQSFLELSLVQLSQRFRLLTDGDLMKVVGCMEHAISAVHPRLRYSPGWDAKFVWLPLSYMPTRFTDSLFLIGLPKPNCAV; from the exons ATGTTGCTGTATGTTCTGGGGCTTGTGCCTCTCTGGTTGGTCTGGCGCTGGTACAGAGAAAGGGAAAGGGTAGATAACAAGGGGCAAAAATATGTCTACATCACCGGCTGCGACACTGGCTTTGGCAATCTTCTGGCAAAACACCTGGACCAGCTGGGCTTCCGTGTGATAGCGGGCTGTTACACTGAGAAGGGTGAAGATGAGCTGAAGAAGAGCGCGTCAGACAAGCTGACCACCGTTCACCTGGACGTGTCCGACTCTGCGAGTGTCAGCAAAGCTGCAGATTACATCAAGACTCTGGTTGGACAGAAGG GTCTCTGGGCTGTTGTGAACAACGCAGGGATCTCTGTGCCGTCTGGCCCGACTGACTGGCTCACCATTGAGGATTATAAACTCATGCTGTCCGTCAATCTGTGTGGAGTTATTGATGTCACCCTGAGCGTCCTGCCTCTCATCAAGATGGCCAGGGGCCGAGTGGTGAACGTTGCCAGCGTGTTTGGGCGGATCACCCCGTTCGGTGGCCCATATTGCGTGTCCAAATACGGCGTGGAGGGTTTCAATGACAGTCTGCG TTTGAACATGAAGCCGTTTGGAGTCAAGGTTGCTTGCATTGAGCCGGGCTTCTTCAAAACACACGTGACTGACATAGTGGTCATGGAGAACGGCTTGAAGAAGCTTTGGGACCGACTGCCCCAGGAGGTGAAGGACGACTACGGACAGAGTTTCCTTGAGTTGT CTTTGGTACAGCTGAGCCAGAGGTTCAGGCTGCTTACTGACGGAGACCTGATGAAGGTGGTCGGCTGCATGGAGCACGCCATTTCTGCCGTTCATCCTCGTTTGCGTTACTCCCCAGGTTGGGATGCCAAGTTCGTCTGGTTGCCCCTGTCCTACATGCCGACCCGCTTTACAGATAGTTTATTTCTGATAGGTTTACCCAAACCAAATTGTGCAGTTTAA
- the dhrs9 gene encoding dehydrogenase/reductase SDR family member 9 isoform X2, whose product MDITKGVKIVDKKMLLYVLGLVPLWLVWRWYRERERVDNKGQKYVYITGCDTGFGNLLAKHLDQLGFRVIAGCYTEKGEDELKKSASDKLTTVHLDVSDSASVSKAADYIKTLVGQKGLWAVVNNAGISVPSGPTDWLTIEDYKLMLSVNLCGVIDVTLSVLPLIKMARGRVVNVASVFGRITPFGGPYCVSKYGVEGFNDSLRLNMKPFGVKVACIEPGFFKTHVTDIVVMENGLKKLWDRLPQEVKDDYGQSFLELSLVQLSQRFRLLTDGDLMKVVGCMEHAISAVHPRLRYSPGWDAKFVWLPLSYMPTRFTDSLFLIGLPKPNCAV is encoded by the exons ATGGACATCACAAAAGGGGTGAAAATCGTGGACA AGAAAATGTTGCTGTATGTTCTGGGGCTTGTGCCTCTCTGGTTGGTCTGGCGCTGGTACAGAGAAAGGGAAAGGGTAGATAACAAGGGGCAAAAATATGTCTACATCACCGGCTGCGACACTGGCTTTGGCAATCTTCTGGCAAAACACCTGGACCAGCTGGGCTTCCGTGTGATAGCGGGCTGTTACACTGAGAAGGGTGAAGATGAGCTGAAGAAGAGCGCGTCAGACAAGCTGACCACCGTTCACCTGGACGTGTCCGACTCTGCGAGTGTCAGCAAAGCTGCAGATTACATCAAGACTCTGGTTGGACAGAAGG GTCTCTGGGCTGTTGTGAACAACGCAGGGATCTCTGTGCCGTCTGGCCCGACTGACTGGCTCACCATTGAGGATTATAAACTCATGCTGTCCGTCAATCTGTGTGGAGTTATTGATGTCACCCTGAGCGTCCTGCCTCTCATCAAGATGGCCAGGGGCCGAGTGGTGAACGTTGCCAGCGTGTTTGGGCGGATCACCCCGTTCGGTGGCCCATATTGCGTGTCCAAATACGGCGTGGAGGGTTTCAATGACAGTCTGCG TTTGAACATGAAGCCGTTTGGAGTCAAGGTTGCTTGCATTGAGCCGGGCTTCTTCAAAACACACGTGACTGACATAGTGGTCATGGAGAACGGCTTGAAGAAGCTTTGGGACCGACTGCCCCAGGAGGTGAAGGACGACTACGGACAGAGTTTCCTTGAGTTGT CTTTGGTACAGCTGAGCCAGAGGTTCAGGCTGCTTACTGACGGAGACCTGATGAAGGTGGTCGGCTGCATGGAGCACGCCATTTCTGCCGTTCATCCTCGTTTGCGTTACTCCCCAGGTTGGGATGCCAAGTTCGTCTGGTTGCCCCTGTCCTACATGCCGACCCGCTTTACAGATAGTTTATTTCTGATAGGTTTACCCAAACCAAATTGTGCAGTTTAA
- the dhrs9 gene encoding dehydrogenase/reductase SDR family member 9 isoform X1: protein MDITKGVKIVDSKILQIEKMLLYVLGLVPLWLVWRWYRERERVDNKGQKYVYITGCDTGFGNLLAKHLDQLGFRVIAGCYTEKGEDELKKSASDKLTTVHLDVSDSASVSKAADYIKTLVGQKGLWAVVNNAGISVPSGPTDWLTIEDYKLMLSVNLCGVIDVTLSVLPLIKMARGRVVNVASVFGRITPFGGPYCVSKYGVEGFNDSLRLNMKPFGVKVACIEPGFFKTHVTDIVVMENGLKKLWDRLPQEVKDDYGQSFLELSLVQLSQRFRLLTDGDLMKVVGCMEHAISAVHPRLRYSPGWDAKFVWLPLSYMPTRFTDSLFLIGLPKPNCAV from the exons ATGGACATCACAAAAGGGGTGAAAATCGTGGACAGTAAGATTCTCCAGATTG AGAAAATGTTGCTGTATGTTCTGGGGCTTGTGCCTCTCTGGTTGGTCTGGCGCTGGTACAGAGAAAGGGAAAGGGTAGATAACAAGGGGCAAAAATATGTCTACATCACCGGCTGCGACACTGGCTTTGGCAATCTTCTGGCAAAACACCTGGACCAGCTGGGCTTCCGTGTGATAGCGGGCTGTTACACTGAGAAGGGTGAAGATGAGCTGAAGAAGAGCGCGTCAGACAAGCTGACCACCGTTCACCTGGACGTGTCCGACTCTGCGAGTGTCAGCAAAGCTGCAGATTACATCAAGACTCTGGTTGGACAGAAGG GTCTCTGGGCTGTTGTGAACAACGCAGGGATCTCTGTGCCGTCTGGCCCGACTGACTGGCTCACCATTGAGGATTATAAACTCATGCTGTCCGTCAATCTGTGTGGAGTTATTGATGTCACCCTGAGCGTCCTGCCTCTCATCAAGATGGCCAGGGGCCGAGTGGTGAACGTTGCCAGCGTGTTTGGGCGGATCACCCCGTTCGGTGGCCCATATTGCGTGTCCAAATACGGCGTGGAGGGTTTCAATGACAGTCTGCG TTTGAACATGAAGCCGTTTGGAGTCAAGGTTGCTTGCATTGAGCCGGGCTTCTTCAAAACACACGTGACTGACATAGTGGTCATGGAGAACGGCTTGAAGAAGCTTTGGGACCGACTGCCCCAGGAGGTGAAGGACGACTACGGACAGAGTTTCCTTGAGTTGT CTTTGGTACAGCTGAGCCAGAGGTTCAGGCTGCTTACTGACGGAGACCTGATGAAGGTGGTCGGCTGCATGGAGCACGCCATTTCTGCCGTTCATCCTCGTTTGCGTTACTCCCCAGGTTGGGATGCCAAGTTCGTCTGGTTGCCCCTGTCCTACATGCCGACCCGCTTTACAGATAGTTTATTTCTGATAGGTTTACCCAAACCAAATTGTGCAGTTTAA
- the abcb11a gene encoding LOW QUALITY PROTEIN: bile salt export pump (The sequence of the model RefSeq protein was modified relative to this genomic sequence to represent the inferred CDS: deleted 1 base in 1 codon) — MKKSIKNMASAVEEGDIEKGETKKKDKMPSVGYFQLFRFATWKDKAMMVVGALCALVHGAASPLMLLVYSMMTNTFVAYEREHQELQQPNKMCNSSIIHWSNGPSMSQLRTTRLNAGETSLTGLWERRAAVTGCVCSNRVDIEAQMTMFAYYYIGIGLGVLIVSYFQIFFWVSVAARQIQRIRKAYFGKVMRMEIGWFDCSSVGELNTRISDDINKISNAIADQVAIFIERLSTFVFGFMVGFIGGWKLTLVVVAVSPLIGLAAGLMAMAVARLTGQELKAYAKAGAVADEVLSAIRTVAAFGGEAKEADRYDQNLAEAQSWGIKKGSVIGVFQGYLWCIIFLCFALAFWYGSKLVIDTKELSPGSLIQVFFGVLMAAMNLGQASPCLEAFASGRAAAKTIFDTIDREPEIDCFSEKGDKLDTVKGDIEFHNINFFYPSRPEVKILNDLSMQIKAGETTALVGPSGAGKSSTFQLIQRFYNPSKGKVTLDGHDISTLNIQWLRSLIGIVEQEPVLFATTIAENIRFGRPGVTMEDIIQATKEANAYSFIMDLPQNFDTLVGEGGGQMSGGQKQRIAIARALIRNPKILLLDMATSALDNESEAVVQEALDKVRTGRTTISIAHRLSTIRNADVIIGFEHGRAVERGTHAELLERKGVYFTLVTLQNQSTGIKNDDAAVEHHNNRPRSFSRRSSGRSSVRLRSHSKLSSDFVPDLAPVAVIFPENMDQEDADDRVEPAPVLRILKYNQPEWPYMLLGSLGAAINGSINPIYAVLFSQILGTFAISDINEQRNQINGTCILFCGVAVISLFSQFVQGYAFAKSGELLTRRLRKVGFQAMLRQEIGWFDDPINSPGALTTRLATDASMVQGATGSQIGMIVNALTSIGASFVIAFYFSWKLTLVIMCFLPLLGLSGVFQAKMLTGFENKNKKSMEEAGQISSEAFSNIRTIAGLAKEKSFVESYEQKLQLPYESAKKRARIYGICFGFARCVIFMAYAASFTYGGYLVSNEGLQYMFVFRVISAIVISGTALGKASSFTPDYAKAKIAAAQFFTLLDRSPKIDIRQSYGEKWENFRGEIKFLNCKFTYPSRPDIQVLNDLVVSVKPGQTLAFVGSSGCGKSTSVQLLERFYDPVEGQVLIDGRPSHRVNVPFLRSQIGIVSQEPVLFDCTIAENIQYGDNTRSVTMEEIIEASKKAFLHDFVMELPNKYETQVGAQGSQLSRGQKQRIAIARAIIRKPKILLLDEATSALDTESEKTVQSALDEARKGRTCIVIAHRLTTIQTADIIAVMSRGAVIEKGTHEDLMAKKGAYYKLVSTGAPIS; from the exons ATGAAAAAGTCCATAAAAAATATGGCAtcagctgtggaggagggag ACATTGAGAAAGG agaaacaaagaaaaaagacaagatGCCCAGTGTTGGATACTTTCAGCTG TTCCGTTTTGCCACCTGGAAGGACAAGGcaatgatggtggtgggggcCCTGTGCGCCCTCGTCCACGGTGCCGCCTCGCCTCTCATGCTGCTCGTGTACAGCATGATGACGAACACGTTCGTGGCGTACGAGCGTGAGCACCAAGAGCTGCAACAGCCCAACAAGatgtgcaacagcagcatcatccACTGGAGTAACGGC CCGTCTATGTCACAGCTGAGAACGACACGGTTGAATGCGGGTGAGACCTCACTGACGGGACTGTGGGAGAGGAGGGCCGCTGTTACTGGCTGTGTTTGTTCCAACAGGGTGGACATTGAAGCACAGATGACCATGTTTGCCTATTACTACATTGGTATTGGACTGGGAGTCCTGATAGTCAGTTACTTCCAG ATTTTCTTCTGGGTGTCGGTGGCCGCCAGACAGATCCAGAGAATAAGAAAGGCCTACTTCGGGAAAGTCATGCGGATGGAGATCGGATGGTTCGACTGTAGCTCCGTCGGCGAACTGAACACGAGGATATCGGA CGATATCAACAAGATCAGTAATGCCATCGCCGACCAGGTGGCCATCTTCATCGAGAGGCTCTCCACCTTTGTGTTTGGCTTTATGGTGGGATTTATCGGAGGATGGAAGCTCACTCTGGTGGTCGTAGCAGTCAGCCCCTTAATTGGACTGGCTGCTGGTCTGATGGCAATG GCTGTGGCAAGGCTGACCGGCCAGGAGCTCAAGGCCTACGCGAAGGCAGGGGCTGTGGCTGATGAAGTCCTGTCAGCGATCCGAACAGTGGCGGCGTTTGGAGGGGAGGCAAAAGAAGCTGACAG gTATGACCAAAACCTTGCAGAAGCTCAGAGCTGGGGTATCAAAAAAGGCTCCGTCATCGGAGTTTTCCAAGGATACTTGTGGTGCATCATTTTCCTTTGCTTTGCTCTGGCCTTTTGGTACGGGTCCAAGTTGGTCATCGACACCAAGGAACTCTCTCCTGGAAGTCTGATCCAG GTATTCTTTGGAGTTCTCATGGCTGCAATGAATCTGGGCCAGGCTTCGCCCTGTTTGGAGGCCTTTGCTTCTGGTCGCGCTGCAGCAAAGACCATCTTTGACACAATTGACAGG GAACCAGAAATTGATTGTTTTTCAGAAAAAGGGGACAAATTAGACACCGTGAAAGGTGACATCGAGTTCCACAACATCAATTTCTTCTATCCGTCTCGGCCCGAAGTAAAG ATTTTAAATGACCTAAGCATGCAAATCAAAGCTGGTGAAACCACAGCTTTGGTGGGACCAAGCGGAGCCGGAAAGAGCAGCACATTCCAGCTCATCCAAAGATTTTATAACCCGAGTAAAGGAAAG GTGACTTTGGACGGCCACGACATCTCAACCCTAAACATCCAGTGGCTTCGATCACTTATCGGTATCGTAGAACAGGAGCCGGTGCTCTTCGCTACAACCATTGCTGAAAACATCCGCTTTGGTCGGCCGGGTGTAACCATGGAAGACATAATACAGGCCACAAAAGAAGCAAATGCATACAGTTTCATTATGGATCTACCCCAG AACTTTGATACCCTGgtgggagaaggtggaggtcaGATGAGTGGCGGTCAGAAGCAGAGGATTGCAATAGCTCGAGCTCTGATCCGAAACCCCAAGatcctgctgctggacatgGCCACATCAGCCTTAGACAATGAGAGCGAGGCTGTCGTGCAGGAGGCGTTAGATAAG GTGCGCACTGGCCGGACCACAATTTCCATAGCCCACCGTCTTTCCACCATTCGAAACGCAGATGTCATCATTGGGTTTGAGCACGGACGGGCGGTGGAGAGGGGAACGCACGCTGAGCTgctggaaaggaaaggagtctACTTCACGTTGGTCACCCTCCAGAATCAAAGCACAGGCATCAAAAATGACG ATGCGGCAGTTGAACACCACAATAACAGACCGAGGAGCTTCAGCCGCAGGTCCAGCGGAAG gagctcggTTCGCCTGCGGTCTCACAGCAAACTGTCCAGTGATTTTGTCCCTGACTTGGCTCCAGTGGCTGTAATATTCCCAGAAAAC ATGGATCAGGAGGACGCAGACGATCGGGTGGAGCCTGCCCCTGTATTACGTATCCTCAAGTACAACCAACCAGAGTGGCCCTACATGTTGCTGGGCTCACTGGGAGCTGCTATCAATGGCTCCATCAATCCCATTTATGCTGTCCTCTTCAGCCAAATTCTGGGG ACTTTTGCCATCAGCGACATTAACGAACAGAGGAACCAGATCAACGGGACGTGTATTCTGTTCTGTGGTGTGGCTGTGATAAGTTTATTTTCCCAgtttgtgcag ggatatgcctttGCTAAATCTGGAGAGCTGCTGACCCGTCGTTTGAGGAAAGTGGGCTTCCAGGCCATGCTGAGGCAGGAAATTGGCTGGTTCGATGATCCCATAAACAGCCCTGGAGCACTGACCACCAGACTGGCCACCGATGCATCCATGGTTCAAGGC GCAACAGGATCTCAGATCGGCATGATTGTCAACGCACTGACCAGCATTGGAGCTTCTTTTGTCATTGCGTTCTACTTCAGTTGGAAGCTAACCCTGGTTATCATGtgcttcctgcctctcctcgGGCTCTCCGGCGTTTTCCAGGCCAAAATGTTGACTGgctttgaaaataaaaacaaaaaatccaTGGAGGAAGCAGGTCAG ATATCCAGTGAGGCTTTTTCTAATATCAGGACGATTGCAGGCTTAGCTAAGGAGAAGTCATTTGTGGAATCATACGAGCAGAAACTCCAGCTTCCGTATGAATCTGCCAAAAAGAGAGCCAGAATCTATGGGATCTGCTTTGGTTTTGCTCGGTGTGTCATCTTCATGGCATACGCCGCTTCCTTTACGTATGGAGGCTATCTTGTTAGCAACGAGGGCTTGCAATACATGTTTGTTTTCCG AGTTATTTCAGCCATTGTCATCAGCGGCACAGCACTGGGAAAAGcttcctccttcactcctgACTATGCCAAAGCTAAAATTGCCGCTGCGCAGTTTTTTACACTATTGGACCGAAGTCCTAAAATTGACATTAGGCAAAGTTATGGAGAAAAATGG GAAAACTTCAGGGGTGAAATAAAGTTCCTGAATTGCAAGTTCACTTACCCATCTAGACCAGACATCCAGGTGCTGAATGACCTGGTCGTGTCGGTAAAACCTGGTCAAACTCTGGCGTTTGTCGGGAGCAGCGGCTGCGGGAAAAGCACCAGCGTTCAACTCTTGGAAAGGTTCTATGATCCCGTTGAAGGCCAAGTG CTGATCGACGGCCGACCCTCTCACAGAGTCAACGTGCCCTTCCTGAGATCTCAGATAGGCATCGTGTCGCAGGAGCCGGTGCTATTTGACTGCACCATTGCGGAGAATATCCAGTATGGTGACAACACCCGCAGCGTCACCATGGAAGAGATCATAGAGGCGTCGAAGAAAGCTTTTCTGCATGACTTTGTCATGGAGCTGCCAAAT AAATATGAGACACAAGTGGGGGCACAGGGTTCACAGCTATCGAGAGGACAGAAACAGCGCATCGCCATCGCCAGGGCAATCATTAGAAAGCCCAAaatcctgctgctggatgaagCCACCTCTGCCCTGGACACAGAGAGCGAAAAG ACGGTTCAGTCTGCTCTGGACGAGGCCAGAAAAGGACGAACCTGCATCGTCATCGCTCACAGGCTGACCACCATCCAGACGGCTGACATCATCGCGGTCATGTCTCGTGGCGCCGTCATTGAAAAAGGCACACACGAAGACCTCATGGCCAAGAAGGGCGCCTATTATAAACTGGTCTCAACGGGCGCTCCTATCAGCTAA